agctgggcatggtggcgcgtgcctgtaatcccagctactcaggaggctgaggcaggagaattgcctgaacccagaaggcggaggttgtagtgagccaggatcgcgccattgcactccagcctgggtaacaagagcgaaactccatctcaaaaaaaaaaaaaaaaaaaaaaaaagagagagaaaagagtgctCAGGCTTCTCACAAATCCCTCCAACAAAAGAGAGAATAGATACTTCCTTAAAGCAAATTGAGGTGGGTCAATGATGCTCCTTGTGTGTTCCACCCGGCTGGTAGAAGTcaaatagcttggattacaatcCTAATAGTGATAAAAATCTCGCAAGAGCCCTGGGCAGATTTGAAAGCACAATTCCTCAAATtctcccacatagctggaatGTATGTATGTGGATGTCTGAATGAATGAGgttcagggccaggcgcggtggctcaagcctgtaatcccagcacttagggaggccgaggcgggtggatcatgaggtcaagagatcgagaccatcctggtcaacatggtgaaaccccgtttctactaataatacaaaaaaattagctgggcatggtggcacgtgcctgtaatcccagctactcaggaggctgaggcaggagaattgcctgaacccaggaggcagaggctgcagtgagccgagatcgcgccactccactccagcctgggtaacaaaagcaaaactccgtctcaaaaaaaaaaaaaaagagtaaggttCAATTCAGGCAGATGGCACCCTCACTGCATCTCCTCCAATGTTGTTATAGTTAATAAAGAAATAGCACATTCCCAGGACATCTAAGGTGTTTTTCTCATGTGAACTTTGTGATACCTGATAAGGTAAGGCCTTTGGTTGATGGATTTCTCATATTCAACACACCCATAAGGCCCTATTCCAGTGTGAACTTGCTGATGTCGAGTGAGGCCAGAGCTTTTGCTAAAAGATTTTCCACACTGGCCACATTCATAAGGCctctctccagtgtgaactctCCGATGATCACTGAAATTGGAGCTTCGCCTAAATgttttcccacattcactgcactcatagggcctttctccagtgtgaactctgTGGTGTTTAAGAAGCGCAGACCTTTGGCTAAAggatttcccacattcattacagtcataaggcctttctccagtATGAACTCTCAGATGTAGAATGAGGCTACAATTATGACTAAATGATTTCCTACATACAGTGCACTCGTAAGGTTTCAATCCAGTGTGAACTTTCTGGTGTTTTATGAGACTGGAATTGTAGGTAAAAAATTTTCCACATTCACCACACTCAAAAggtctttctccagtgtgaacaCTATGGTGTTGCAGTAGCGCAGAGCTTTGGCTAAAGGATTTCCCACATTTGCTGCActcataaggcctttctccagtgtgaattctctgatgttgAATGAGGTTGGATCTTTGGCTAAAGGatttcccacattcattgcattcataaggtctttctccagtgtgaattttTCGATGGTTATTGAGGCTATAGCTTTGGCTAAAGGATTTCCCACATTCCCTGCActcataaggcctttctccagtgtgaactctcCGATGTTGAAAGAGATTTGAGCTTTGGCTAAAGGACTTGCCACATTCTCCACACTTataaggcctttctccagtgtgaactctgTGGTGTTTAATGAGGCTAGAGTTATGGCTGAACGACTTCCCACATTCATTGCACATGTAACATCTTCCTTTAGTGAGGGCTCTCTGAGGCTCAACAAGTATGTGCTTGTGGCCGAAGGCTTTGTTGCACTGTCCCCAGTTGTAATGTGTTTTTCCCCTGTGAAAGGCAGTCCAACACAAGGTTCTGCTACTTGACTTTTCCCTGGTATGAGTGGCCAGTTGCTGGAGAAATCTTGAGCTGGCCAGGAAGTCCTTCCCAACATCCGTGCAGGTAGAGGGCTTCTGTGACTCACTGAATGTGCAGCTTGTCACAAATGTCACTTTGTTCACCTCACTTCTGAAGGGTTTCACTCCAATGTGCTGCTTCTGGCACTGATGATTTATACTGGAATAGAATTGTTTCTCAAATGCCCAGTATGTGTACATTTTCTCCTGTCGATGTGTTCCCTTGTGCTCAGCCAGGGGAACAATGTCTTGTAAGATTGGGCCACACATGTCACAGGAGTGGGCCTGCTTGATGTGGGAACTTGATGTGGGAACCCTAACTTGTGACAGTCTTTCTACAGAAACACTCTGCTCAGAAGGTACCTCCTCATCCTCTGTTTCACACCAACAATCTAAAGACAATGAAATGACAGTGAAGTGCATGTTGACACTGTAGGAAGAGACAGTTCCAgtacaaatatgtatttaacaCACCCAGAAAGAAGTCCAGGGGATTATCTGCAGGACAGGAGGCTTGTTTCAAATTGAGCACGAGGCCTCTAAAAGTCACAGAATGGGGCAGGCCTCGTGAAGTAGAAGATCCAAATATGGGGAATACTGTAACACAGGAAGGACAGGCAAGGTCCAAAACTCATTCTCCTGCAAGCAACTTTCAGCTGACCCTCATCTGCTGGTGACACCTGAGTGCTGTGTAGAAGGGTGAATCCCAGCCCAAGAAAATCTACCTTCAACAGAGTAGTCCTGGTATTCAAGGCCTGTTTAGAAATATGTGCACACCTCATAATACAATGTGTAGATGCCAACGGTGGAGAGAACTGCACATGGAGCAGTGAGAAAAATGGGTGAGAGGCAGAGTCTAGAGGTGTGGGGACTGGCTCAGAGCTGGAGGTTAGAAAAGTGACaagcggccgggtgcggtggctcatgaggtcaagagatcgagaccatcctggtcaacatggttaaaccccgtctctactgaaaatacaaaaattagctgggcgtggcggcgcatgcctgtagtcccagttactcgggaggctgaggcaggagaattgcttgaacccgaaggcggaggttgcagtgagctgagactgcgccactgcactccagcctgggtaacaagagcgaaactccgtctcaaaaaaaaaaaaaaaaaaaaagagttttggagGGTCTTGGAAGCCCTTGGTATACCTAAATTAACCATCTAAGAGATGGTCTGGCATCCAAGAGATAGTCTAAGACTTTCTGGCACAAGAAAGTGAAGAAATGTTAGCTGAATGTGGGAAGTAGTACCTGGAAGACAGTGCCACAGATGTGGGAAAGTCATCTGGCCAGGGAGAAGGCAAGCAGGGTAGGACCCATTAGGGTGACTGACCCTGGGTTGTTCCCTTCCAGGCTCAGGGGTAGCAGATGTTGGGGCTGCTCAGGAAGAGGGCAGTGTACACACTGCAGCCCTACCAACCACCACACCTACCCAGGGACTAGGGAAAAAATCTGTGCCCACAGTCCTGATTTGAGGACAGACCTGACCCAGGGGAAAAGGTGACAGGCAGAGACTATCACAAGGTAATAGGGAGGGTGTGAGGACCTTACCCAGGAAGGTTATAAGTGCCaagttctccagcatcacatTGTGGTACAGGTGTTTTTGAGCCTCATCAAGGAGACCCCATTCTTCCCTGGAGAAGTACACAGCCACGTCCTCAAAGGTTACAGTGCCCTGCTAGGATGGAGACAGATGAAACCACAAACAGCCCCTTCTCCTGAGGACCTGGAATCCATTCCCCTACACATCTACCCCATAGACATGCTCCTCCCAAACTCCCCAACTCAGAAGAGAATAGATCCCTGTGGCACTGTCTCTTCACAGGACCACTGGTCACTGGGTTCAGTAGTCAGGGGTCAAAGGCAAGTGGACACACAGATATAAAAGCTGagggggccaggcacgatggctcacacctgtaatcccaacactttgggaagctgaggtgggcagatcatgaggtcaggagtttgagaccagcctgaccaatatcatgaaaccccatctctactgaaaacacaaaaattagccaggcatgatggtacatgcctgtaatcccagctacttaggaggctgaggcaggagaactacttgaacctgggaggcagaggttgcaatgagctgatatcacgccattgtactcctgggtgacagagtgaaacatcacctccaaaaaaaaaaaaaaaaaaattgctggggtCCTGGCAAAGATAGTCAACCAAGCGTTCCTTTCAGGCAATCCCACAGAATCCCAAAGTCATGGAACTCTCAGTAAAAAGGTCCTGGTGCTATCAGGATTATTTCCACTCCAGAAGCATACCATCCTTTAGACTGTATATCTCTCACATCTCTGTACATACATTGCCGTGCCCATGGCACCACAACCTCACTGCCCCGCATCATAGGCCATTTCCCTGGCCTCTCCACATGTTACTTGTAGTTCAATTaccacttattttatttatttattttttgaagacagagttttcttcttgtagcccaggctaaagtgcaatgacacgatctcggctcactgcaacctccacctcctgggttcaagcgattctcctgtcttagcctcctgagtagctgggattacaagcgcatgccaccacacccagctaatttttgtagagacaaggtttcatcatattggccaggctggtcttgaactcccgacctcaggtgatctgccagccttggcttcccaaagtcctgggattacaagtgtgagccaccgcatccagccataATCACCACTTCTTAACCCCACTGGTGAAGATGGGATTCTGCCTTAGACTTACGGGGATGGCTGCACACAAGGCACCTGACTCAGGGTAGATGGGATTCACAGCAATTTGTTGATTACATATATTCATAGCCTCAGAGTGGAGGTGCCGTACACCACACAGGGGTTGCACTGTGGATAAGAATGAACAACCAGGGAAGACCATGGGATGTGTGCTTTGTAGGATCACGAGGGTAAGGTGCCCCCCAGTTCCCATGAGAGGAggtaagaatcgcttgaaaccaggacgtggaggctgcagtgagccaagatcatgccactgcactccagcctggatgacagagcaagactctgtcttaaaaaaaaaaaaaaaggccaactgTATTGGTCACCAGCTGGAAGGCTACTGACTCACAGGTGACCCCATATGCATCTGACCTCAGGCCATACTGAAGGCATCACAAAATCCAAGTGAGTCTACAACGTGGTGAATAAGGACCAGCTTTGGCCTGAATGTCATCTTCTCTCAACGCCTCTCTCTTTTGCCTCTGATCCATCCCACGCCCACTCTTCCTCTGGAAGCCTGTGCTACCTGTCAAACTATGCTGCCAATCCATTTTCCCTGCATGGCCACTTTTGTGCTTCGTCTGTATTTGTGAAGCCcaatcccatcacccaggtactgatgTAAGAAATCCAGCCCACATCCCCTACTCTTTTGTTTCTGTCCTTTTACAGCTTCACCATCATCTTGAAGATTGCTCCTTCTAAATGACCAGAGTTAACGCACCTTAGTCCACAGAGTAGCCACATTATGGATCTCTCTACTGTGAACTACTGAGATTTTCAGACCTGTGTGTCCAGCTGCCCATTTCATACCTCTACTCAGTGGATGAAACACCTAGGACTCTTACTATGGCCAAACAAAGCTCCTGATGTCCTCCGTGAATATTGGGCATCCTACAATATTCCCCATGACAGTTGATGGCGCTTCCGTCCCTATAGCTGCTAAGACTGAAAACTCTAGGTTCATCCctgaatcccttttttttttagagggagttttgcttctgttgcccaggctggagtgcaatggcgtgatctccgctcaccacaacctccacctccctggttcaagggattgtcctgcctcagcctcttgagtagctaggactacaggtgtgtgccaccatgcccggcaaattttgtctttttagtagagacggggtttttccatgttgttcagactggtcttgaactctcgacctcaggtcatccacccacctaggcctcccaaagtgctgggactgcaggtgtgagccaccatgcccggcccctgaATCCTGTTTTATCCGCTCACAGAAAACCTAGTAGCAcccttttaaaacatgtattcagAATCTAACTACTTTTCCTAATCAACATTCTGGTCCATTAACCCTTACCTGGATTATGGTAGTAGCCTCTACTCCGATCTTCCTTGGACCTCCCTCAATCACACTGTTGTCCATTCTGCCGCCAGAGAAAGCCTGTTAAGATCGTgttaaaggctgggcatggtggctcacacctataatcccagcactttgggaagcaaaggagggtggatcacctgagggcaagagttcgagaccaacctgaccaaaatggagaaacccggtctctactaaaaatataaaaattggcagggcgtggtggcgcatgcctgtaatcccagctacttgggaggctgaagcagacgtgcttgaacctgggaggcagaggttgggatgagccaagatcatgccattgcactccagcctgggcaacaagatcgagactccgtctcagaaacaaaaaacaaaaaacaagatctTGTTAAGACCACCTCCCACTCCTGACCCAAATCTTCAGAATGGCAACTTTAATTTTCAAGCAAGCATGCTATCCTGACTCCATTGCAGTTTCACTTCTAAGCATTCGCACATCTTGGTACTAGTTCCTGGTACATAATCCTCCACACCTGTTCACACTGGTcggagaaaaaaatgtgaatgctTCTATATGAAAATCTGACATGGGCTTAGGACTCTGGCTTGGGGTTTCACCAGGGTCCTCAGACCCAAAGACGTGGGGAATGGCACTTCAGAGTTCTTCAGAACATGTGGTGGGGGCTGAGGCCAGTGAGGGAATGGGACATCTTCCCCTTACCTGTATTGGTTCCATAAATGCTTCTGCAGCCACAGGAACCTGTGTGAAGAGGCAGGCCTTATAAGAATGTGTTCACAGTGGGGTTCAATGAACTCATGCCTACCTGTCTCTTTGCCTAGCCCTGGAACCAGGTGACCTCCAGCTAAATGCCTACGTACCGTGCCTCAGTGCTAGGTGTCTcttcttaccagctgtgtgaccttgaacaaagaTTGAAACTCTCAGTGCTTCAGTGCCCTCATCACTCCTCCTAGTCCTCAACAACCCTTGGAAAACTTAAAATCCTAACATAGACTGTGCCTCCCTTTCGTTCGAAAGTCTCCATGGCCTCTAGAATCCTCACATCAAAGGTACAGCCATTATTCTGCTATTCCAGGCTTAACTTTGCCTCATACAGGTCCTCACAGAACAAAGAGGAGCCCAGGGTCCCCAATCCTCCCAGCTCCATCGTGCCTCCAAGCCTTTGCACGTGCAGGTCCCTGTGCTTCTCACGCTCTGCCCCAGCACCATCGCCTCCCTGATCCCAACTCTGGGGCCTGGACTGCAGGGACGCGAGCAGGCGTCTCTCACTCGGGGCTTTTGGACTTGGGTGGGGAGGGCGGGGGAGGCCCGGAGGCTGCAGTACTCACCTGAGCCTGGGCCCTTAGCGCGGCCGCCGCCATCGGGTACAAGGGAGACGCGGGGTTGGCGGTCACTAAGGGCGGCGCCGAGCCTCCGCCCGCCACTGTGCAGCGCAGACAACGAACCTTCTCGGTCCGGTCTGTAGGGTTCCGCTGCAGCGCTCAGGAATTGCAGACAGAGTGAATGAACCGGAGGGAGGCCAATGTGCCTGCCTCAAAGAGGACGCTGAAAGTCCCGCCTCCGCAGGccattctgggaaatgtagtttcccCGGATGCACAGCCCGCGGGGCGGGGCCTCTGGCCGCATTCTGGAGAAAACGCAAGGCGCCACCGCGAGGGACGCTGGGAAATGACTCCCTACGTCCAAATAACGAGAAGATCCCCTTCTCAAGTGGGCGAGACTCAGATTTCTGCCCTCGTAACCCAAGTGTTAGGAGACATCATTTCAGAGTCTGGAACTGCGCATGTTCCCAGAGGCTACAAATTGAAATGAACAGTTCATTCCATAGACATTCAGACAAAAATGCGTACACACTTAGCAGAAGCTAATAATCATTATCATATTGAATTCAAACCTTGCATTGGTAAAAGAAATACccgaagctgggtaatttataagaaaagaggtttaggccgggcgcggtggctcaagcctgtaatcccagcactttgggaggctgaggcgggtggatcacaaagtcaagagatcgagaccgtccaggtcaacatggtgaaaccccgtctctactaaaaatacaaaaaattagctgagcacggtggcgcgtgcctgtaatcccagctactcaggaggctgaggcagaagaattgcctgaacccaggaggcggaggttgcggtgagccaagattgtgccattgcactccaacctgggtaacaagagcgaaactccgtctcaagaaaaaaaaaaaaaaaaaagaaaaaagaaaaaaaagaaaagaggtttaattgacagcCCTCACATCTGCTTCTTTGAGGCCTCAGGAGGCTTACAATCATGGTTttagggctgaggcaggagaatagcttgaatccaggaggcaaaggttacagtgagccaacatcgcccATTgcactttttttgagacggagtctcactctggaccacagagtgagacttcgtctcaaaaaaataataacaataacgaCTTTAGGAGAAAGGGGAGTAGGCATCTCATATGGCTGAagagggagcaagagaaagagagtcggtgggagaggtgccacacactttcaaacaaccagatcttgtgagaattcactctaTCTCAATGACAGAACAAGCCACGatggatctgcccccatgacccagaccctcccaacaggccccatcGCCAACATTGGTAATAACAATTCAACA
This genomic interval from Saimiri boliviensis isolate mSaiBol1 chromosome 14, mSaiBol1.pri, whole genome shotgun sequence contains the following:
- the LOC101035258 gene encoding uncharacterized protein LOC101035258 isoform X6, whose protein sequence is MDNSVIEGGPRKIGVEATTIIQQGTVTFEDVAVYFSREEWGLLDEAQKHLYHNVMLENLALITFLDCWCETEDEEVPSEQSVSVERLSQVRVPTSSSHIKQAHSCDMCGPILQDIVPLAEHKGTHRQEKMYTYWAFEKQFYSSINHQCQKQHIGVKPFRSEVNKVTFVTSCTFSESQKPSTCTDVGKDFLASSRFLQQLATHTREKSSSRTLCWTAFHRGKTHYNWGQCNKAFGHKHILVEPQRALTKGRCYMCNECGKSFSHNSSLIKHHRVHTGERPYKCGECGKSFSQSSNLFQHRRVHTGERPYECRECGKSFSQSYSLNNHRKIHTGERPYECNECGKSFSQRSNLIQHQRIHTGERPYECSKCGKSFSQSSALLQHHSVHTGERPFECGECGKFFTYNSSLIKHQKVHTGLKPYECTVCRKSFSHNCSLILHLRVHTGERPYDCNECGKSFSQRSALLKHHRVHTGERPYECSECGKTFRRSSNFSDHRRVHTGERPYECGQCGKSFSKSSGLTRHQQVHTGIGPYGCVEYEKSINQRPYLIRYHKVHMRKTP
- the LOC101035258 gene encoding uncharacterized protein LOC101035258 isoform X3; translated protein: MEPIQAFSGGRMDNSVIEGGPRKIGVEATTIIQQGTVTFEDVAVYFSREEWGLLDEAQKHLYHNVMLENLALITFLDCWCETEDEEVPSEQSVSVERLSQVRVPTSSSHIKQAHSCDMCGPILQDIVPLAEHKGTHRQEKMYTYWAFEKQFYSSINHQCQKQHIGVKPFRSEVNKVTFVTSCTFSESQKPSTCTDVGKDFLASSRFLQQLATHTREKSSSRTLCWTAFHRGKTHYNWGQCNKAFGHKHILVEPQRALTKGRCYMCNECGKSFSHNSSLIKHHRVHTGERPYKCGECGKSFSQSSNLFQHRRVHTGERPYECRECGKSFSQSYSLNNHRKIHTGERPYECNECGKSFSQRSNLIQHQRIHTGERPYECSKCGKSFSQSSALLQHHSVHTGERPFECGECGKFFTYNSSLIKHQKVHTGLKPYECTVCRKSFSHNCSLILHLRVHTGERPYDCNECGKSFSQRSALLKHHRVHTGERPYECSECGKTFRRSSNFSDHRRVHTGERPYECGQCGKSFSKSSGLTRHQQVHTGIGPYGCVEYEKSINQRPYLIRYHKVHMRKTP
- the LOC101035258 gene encoding uncharacterized protein LOC101035258 isoform X4, which gives rise to MAAAALRAQAQVPVAAEAFMEPIQQGTVTFEDVAVYFSREEWGLLDEAQKHLYHNVMLENLALITFLDCWCETEDEEVPSEQSVSVERLSQVRVPTSSSHIKQAHSCDMCGPILQDIVPLAEHKGTHRQEKMYTYWAFEKQFYSSINHQCQKQHIGVKPFRSEVNKVTFVTSCTFSESQKPSTCTDVGKDFLASSRFLQQLATHTREKSSSRTLCWTAFHRGKTHYNWGQCNKAFGHKHILVEPQRALTKGRCYMCNECGKSFSHNSSLIKHHRVHTGERPYKCGECGKSFSQSSNLFQHRRVHTGERPYECRECGKSFSQSYSLNNHRKIHTGERPYECNECGKSFSQRSNLIQHQRIHTGERPYECSKCGKSFSQSSALLQHHSVHTGERPFECGECGKFFTYNSSLIKHQKVHTGLKPYECTVCRKSFSHNCSLILHLRVHTGERPYDCNECGKSFSQRSALLKHHRVHTGERPYECSECGKTFRRSSNFSDHRRVHTGERPYECGQCGKSFSKSSGLTRHQQVHTGIGPYGCVEYEKSINQRPYLIRYHKVHMRKTP
- the LOC101035258 gene encoding uncharacterized protein LOC101035258 isoform X5; its protein translation is MAAAALRAQAQVPVAAEAFMEPIQGTVTFEDVAVYFSREEWGLLDEAQKHLYHNVMLENLALITFLDCWCETEDEEVPSEQSVSVERLSQVRVPTSSSHIKQAHSCDMCGPILQDIVPLAEHKGTHRQEKMYTYWAFEKQFYSSINHQCQKQHIGVKPFRSEVNKVTFVTSCTFSESQKPSTCTDVGKDFLASSRFLQQLATHTREKSSSRTLCWTAFHRGKTHYNWGQCNKAFGHKHILVEPQRALTKGRCYMCNECGKSFSHNSSLIKHHRVHTGERPYKCGECGKSFSQSSNLFQHRRVHTGERPYECRECGKSFSQSYSLNNHRKIHTGERPYECNECGKSFSQRSNLIQHQRIHTGERPYECSKCGKSFSQSSALLQHHSVHTGERPFECGECGKFFTYNSSLIKHQKVHTGLKPYECTVCRKSFSHNCSLILHLRVHTGERPYDCNECGKSFSQRSALLKHHRVHTGERPYECSECGKTFRRSSNFSDHRRVHTGERPYECGQCGKSFSKSSGLTRHQQVHTGIGPYGCVEYEKSINQRPYLIRYHKVHMRKTP
- the LOC101035258 gene encoding uncharacterized protein LOC101035258 isoform X1, translated to MAAAALRAQAQVPVAAEAFMEPIQAFSGGRMDNSVIEGGPRKIGVEATTIIQQGTVTFEDVAVYFSREEWGLLDEAQKHLYHNVMLENLALITFLDCWCETEDEEVPSEQSVSVERLSQVRVPTSSSHIKQAHSCDMCGPILQDIVPLAEHKGTHRQEKMYTYWAFEKQFYSSINHQCQKQHIGVKPFRSEVNKVTFVTSCTFSESQKPSTCTDVGKDFLASSRFLQQLATHTREKSSSRTLCWTAFHRGKTHYNWGQCNKAFGHKHILVEPQRALTKGRCYMCNECGKSFSHNSSLIKHHRVHTGERPYKCGECGKSFSQSSNLFQHRRVHTGERPYECRECGKSFSQSYSLNNHRKIHTGERPYECNECGKSFSQRSNLIQHQRIHTGERPYECSKCGKSFSQSSALLQHHSVHTGERPFECGECGKFFTYNSSLIKHQKVHTGLKPYECTVCRKSFSHNCSLILHLRVHTGERPYDCNECGKSFSQRSALLKHHRVHTGERPYECSECGKTFRRSSNFSDHRRVHTGERPYECGQCGKSFSKSSGLTRHQQVHTGIGPYGCVEYEKSINQRPYLIRYHKVHMRKTP
- the LOC101035258 gene encoding uncharacterized protein LOC101035258 isoform X2, which encodes MAAAALRAQAQVPVAAEAFMEPIQAFSGGRMDNSVIEGGPRKIGVEATTIIQGTVTFEDVAVYFSREEWGLLDEAQKHLYHNVMLENLALITFLDCWCETEDEEVPSEQSVSVERLSQVRVPTSSSHIKQAHSCDMCGPILQDIVPLAEHKGTHRQEKMYTYWAFEKQFYSSINHQCQKQHIGVKPFRSEVNKVTFVTSCTFSESQKPSTCTDVGKDFLASSRFLQQLATHTREKSSSRTLCWTAFHRGKTHYNWGQCNKAFGHKHILVEPQRALTKGRCYMCNECGKSFSHNSSLIKHHRVHTGERPYKCGECGKSFSQSSNLFQHRRVHTGERPYECRECGKSFSQSYSLNNHRKIHTGERPYECNECGKSFSQRSNLIQHQRIHTGERPYECSKCGKSFSQSSALLQHHSVHTGERPFECGECGKFFTYNSSLIKHQKVHTGLKPYECTVCRKSFSHNCSLILHLRVHTGERPYDCNECGKSFSQRSALLKHHRVHTGERPYECSECGKTFRRSSNFSDHRRVHTGERPYECGQCGKSFSKSSGLTRHQQVHTGIGPYGCVEYEKSINQRPYLIRYHKVHMRKTP